From the genome of Salvelinus sp. IW2-2015 unplaced genomic scaffold, ASM291031v2 Un_scaffold776, whole genome shotgun sequence, one region includes:
- the LOC112068868 gene encoding immunoglobulin superfamily containing leucine-rich repeat protein 2-like, which produces MGVKEMFSQWALLLLCTLPVMTIDSEGCQCPGATILAQFPSVLPAEACCLNYSGSTFGHVRWAMLTNRNRLQLLDLSHCTITQIDLEDTETTLSPLQEVYLGHNRLTSIPADFLSDLPSLKVLELGMNQLRELPEDFLKGSDGLQELDLRGNLLRSLPVSVLSLRGLERLELLDNPWDCSCSLVEELDNNDNNTSLQGIVGNITCASPRSLAGRLVWSVAPGDVCRPPGLTALFILLPLLILLGLVLCWCCGRKRKTKEKPAFGSSKKKASHSHSPNGHQHHHRSKPPAGGGGCNFPTAGDSSRKEMLKNQLLLRPSSTLLGSTRDIYEEVEIKVESVESLSHSLPNSPPSPGSSSQTEGPELGLGGQAELDAVSVTEVMKDSADREKAYMTQSTEYYSLVPGMDLDDSDHAPDYASDQASNPASDHAEYESVDLS; this is translated from the exons ATGGGCGTTAAAG agatgttctctcAGTGGGCTCTGCTGTTGCTGTGTACTCTCCCTGTGATGACCATCGACTCAGAGGGATGTCAGTGTCCAGGAGCCACCATTTTGGCCCAGTTTCCCTCTGTCCTACCCGCTGAGGCCTGCTGTCTGAACTACTCCGGCTCCACGTTCGGCCATGTTCGCTGGGCCATGCTCaccaacaggaacagactacagcTCCTGGACCTGTCTCACTGTACCATCACTCAGATCGACCTGGAGGATACAGAgaccacactctctcctctccaagaGGTCTATCTGGGTCACAACAGACTGACCTCCATCCCAGCTGACTTTCTGTCAGATCTACCCAGCCTGAAGGTGCTGGAGCTGGGCATGAACCAGCTGAGGGAGCTGCCTGAGGATTTCCTCAAGGGATCTGACGGCCTCCAGGAGCTGGATCTCAGGGGCAACCTCCTCCGTTCTCTCCCCGTCTCTGTGCTGTCTCTGCGGGGTCTGGAGAGGCTGGAACTGCTGGACAACCCCTGGGACTGCTCTTGCTCCCTGGTGGAGGAGCTGgacaacaacgacaacaacacCAGCCTGCAGGGCATCGTGGGTAACATCACCTGCGCATCTCCTCGGAGCCTGGCTGGGCGGCTCGTGTGGTCGGTGGCGCCTGGTGACGTCTGCCGCCCACCAGGGCTCACGGCACTTTTCATCCTCCtgcccctcctcatcctcctcggcCTTGTCCTCTGCTGGTGCtgtgggaggaagaggaagacgaagGAGAAGCCGGCCTTCGGCTCCTCCAAGAAGAAGGCCTCCCACTCCCATTCACCCAACggtcaccaacaccaccaccgaTCCAAGCCCCCAGCAGGCGGAGGAGGGTGTAACTTCCCCACGGCGGGGGACAGCAGCAGGAAGGAGATGTTGAAGAACCAGCTCCTCCTACgaccctcctccaccctcctggGCTCCACCAGGGACATCTATGAGGAGGTGGAGATTAAAGTAGAATCTGTGgagtccctctctcactccctccccaactcccctccctctcctgggTCCTCCTCCCAGACAGAGGGCCCCGAGCTGGGCCTGGGCGGACAAGCAGAGTTGGATGCAGTGAGTGTGACGGAGGTGATGAAGGACTCGGCAGACAGGGAGAAGGCTTATATGACCCAGTCCACTGAATACTACAGTCTGGTGCCAGGGATGGACCTGGACGACTCAGATCACGCCCCGGACTACGCCTCGGATCAGGCCTCGAACCCCGCATCAGACCACGCAGAGTACGAGAGTGTTGACCTGTCGTGA